The genome window ATGTCATTTTTGTAGGTAACCAGCTCGGCACCCAGCTCATTTGCTTTCTTCTCAAAGGTTGTCCCCATGGCAGTGCCGATTTTTCTTCCTTTAATATCTGTCGAACTGGCGATGGCGGAAGATTCCGGAATGAAGAGCTGAGCGCCCGTATGATAGTAAGGATCCGTAAAATCTACTTTCTTTTTCCGCTCCTCTGTTATCGCCATGCTGGAGAGAATGATATCGTACTTTTTCGAGAGCAGTCCGGCAATGATGCTATCCCAGGGAGTTGCAATATAGTTAGGCTTTACTCCCATGCGTTTGGCAAGCTCATTCGTAATATCCACATCAAAGCCTTCCAGCTCGTTTTTGTCGTTGTAGAAATTAAACGGAGGGTACGCCCCTTCAATGCCGATATTGATCGTTCCAGAGGACTTGATCTTCCCCAGTGCTCCTGCGGTTTCAGCTTCACTCGACTTCGATGCTTCAGTGGTGCCTGTTTCCTTGCCGCCGCAAGCAGACAGAAGCAGTGTAAAAAGGGCAAATACCAACCCGACAATCATTCTCTTTTTGTTCATCAGATATCGTCCCCCTAATGGTTTTATACGGTAGCTGCTTTTACAATCGCTGTTTCCAAAATGGTTAAGCCTTTATCCAGGTCCTCTTCCGCAATATTCAGCGGCAGCATGAGACGTATCGTTTGCCCGTATACTCCGCAGCTTGTGACCAACAGCTTGTTTTTCAGCGCCTCTTCACGAATTGCTGCAACAAGCTTGGTTCCGGGATTTCCATTTTCATCTTGGAATTCAACCCCGATCATCAGCCCTGTGCCGCGAATCTGGGCGACTGAGGTAAGATGGCCAATCTCTTGCTTTAGCCGCTCTACAATTTGATTGCCTAGCGCAGCCGATCTTTCAACGAGCTGTTCTCGTTCAATGACATGAATACTCGCAAGTGCTGCCGCACAAGAGATTGGGTTACCTCCAAACGTCGATCCATGTCCGGCTACCGGCCATTTTTCGTGCAGCTCCCTATTGGCAACGATCGCTCCGAGAGGCATACCGGCGGATAGCGCTTTGGCCAGGACCAGAATGTCCGGCGTCACCTCGGCGTGTTCTGCAGCAAACATCTTTCCTGTTCGGCCAAATCCTGTTTGAACTTCATCAAAAACGAGCAAAATCCCATGTTTCTCCGTGATTCTGCGCAATTGATGCAGAAAAGCAGCTGGTGCGGGTACATAACCACCCTCTCCCATAAAGGGTTCTATAATGATCGCTGCTACCTGAGCAGGATCCACTTGAAGCTCGAATAACTTTTGCAATCGATCAAGCGAATAGGCAGCCGCTTCTTGTTCACTCATGCCCTTACCCAGCTGAAGCGCATATGGATAGGGAATGTGGTAGACACCACCCATGAGTGGTTCATAGTGCTTTTTGTACTTGGCGCTGGAAGCTGTCAGTGTCGTGGCTCCAATCGTTCGGCCGTGAAATGAGCCTTCAAAGGCAATGAGTGCCGGCCGGCCTGTAGCCGCTCTGGCCAATTTGATGGCACCATCAATCGCCTCAGCCCCCGAATTGCTGAAGAAGACGGTATCCAGATCACCTGGTGTAATCTCTGCAAGCTTTTCCGCCAAATTGACAACGCTTTCATAGTAACCGTAATTCAGCCCGAGATGGATCAGAGAACTTGCCTGATCTTGAATAGCCTTGACCACTTCCGGATGCGTGTGTCCCAGTGCATTGACTGCTACCCCGGAAACAAAATCGATATACTCCACATCATCGACTGTCCAAAATTTTGCCCCGTGCGCGTTCTTAACCACGAGGTTCGTAACCCGCGTCATTACCGGCGACAGGTGGCGAAGTGCTTTTTGTTGAAGCTCGCTCATACTTTTTGTGCTGTTCGTCATGGTTCATTCCTCTTTCCCTATTAATTTGTGTACCTGCAACTCAAAAGCAGTAAGTGCCTGATCCAAAATGGCGATAAGCTCATCGATTTCATCCCTAGTGATCGTAAGCGGAGGCCCGATCAACAAATGATCTCCATTCGTTCCATCGATTGTTCCAGATCCCGGATAGAATGTCGCTCCCCGCTTTATTGCCTCTTGATTTAACCGCTCGGCAGCTCCGAATGAAGGGGGAAACATCCGGTCCTGAGAACGGTCCATCAGCAGTTCAAAGCCGATTAGCAAACCTTTTCCCCTGATTTGTCCCATACTGCTGTGCTTTTGCTGCAGCTCGCTCAAACGCTGAAACAGATAAACGCTTTGTTCTCTGCAATTGGAAAGCACATTCTCTCGCTGATAATAACGAACAGCAGCGAGGCCGGCAGCAACCGATACCGGATGACCGCTGAAAGTATAGCCGTGAATAAAGTGACCGTCTCCGTTTTCAATTAAGCTATCTACGATTCGATCAGAGACAATCATTCCTGCGAGGGGAGCATACCCTGCCGATACACCTTTGCCAAAGGTGATGATATCCGGTTGGATCCCAAACTGCTCGCTGGCAAAATCAGTGCCCGTTCGACCAAAACCGGTCATCACCTCATCGACAATGAAGACAATATCATTTTGATCGCAAATCTCCCGCACTCGCTGCAGATAGCCGTCGGGCGGAACTACCGCCCCTTGTTGGCTGCCGACGATCGGCTCGCAGATAAAAGAAGAAATCGATTCAGGTCCAATCTCTTTGATGAGCCGCTCCAGCTCCTCCGCGCAAGGCAACAGCTTTTCTCTCTGGCAGATTTCCTCTGACCGTTTGTAGGGACAGCGATGGCAATACGGTGAATGGATATGTTCGAATTTAGCCAAGGTCGCTGTATACGGTTTGCGCCTTTTACTATCGCCACCTGCGGATAATGATCCGAGCGTGTTGCCGTGGTAGCCCTGCCAGCGGCCGATGACCACATGCTTTTCCGGCTTGCCGCGATCTCGATGGTACTGACGCGCGAGCTTCATCGCGCTCTCGTTCGCTTCCGACCCACCCGAGGTAAAATAAACCCTATTTAATGAAGGGGGAGCCATCTTCCCGATCTCCGCTGCCAATTCGTGCAGCACCTTTGTTTCAAAGCGCAGGGTATGAACAAACCCCGCTTTTTTCGCCTGTTCTGCCATCGCTTCTGCAATTTCTGTCACCCCGTGCCCCAAATTGGCAGCAATTGCTCCAGAAGAGGCATCCAGATAACGCTTTCCATGTTCGTCATACAGATAAACGCCCTCAGCATGGGTAATCACGGGGTACTGTTTGGAAAAATCACGGTGAAACACATAGTCTTTTGCCACTACCCGTTCCATTTTTCAATCACCGTCGCAATTCCTTGGCCACCTGCGATACACAGAGTGGCCAATCCGTATTTGGCATCCTGTTTTTGCATTTCGTGCACGAGGGTGACCATGATTCTGGCACCGGAGCAGCCTAACGGATGACCGAGGGCGATTGCTCCTCCATTGACGTTTACGTTGCTGCCTGAGATCCCCCACTCCTTGAGCACTGCCAGACTCTGTGCCGCAAAAGCTTCATTTAACTCGATCAATTGAACATCACTCAGATCCACACCGCAAAGCTGCAGTGCTTTTTTAGTTGCAGGCACGGGTCCGATCCCCATTTCTTTTGGGGATACCCCGGCCGAAGCAAACGATCGAATCTTCGCCATCGGGGTCAAGCCCAGAGACTTCGCTTTCTTCTCGCTCATCATCAGCAGCATCGCTGCTCCGTCATTCCTACCGGACGAGTTGCCCGCTGTAACGGTTCCATTCTTTCTAAATACGGGAGATAGCTCAGTCAGCTTTTGCAGACTCGTTTCTCTCGGGTGTTCATCGACAGCAAATAAACGAACGCTGTTTCTACCTTCCTTTACTTCGATCGGGACGATTTCGTCGTTGAACCTTTCCGATTCTATGGCACTTTTGGCTTTTGCTTGGCTCTGATACGAAAATTCATCCTGAGCCTGACGGGAAATTTCATATTTTTCAGCCAATATCTCGGCGGTTTCGCCCATCGTAAATGTTCCATATCGATCGACAGGCTGCGAACGGGGCTGGCTCTCTGTATTGGAATCGAACATCGTCATATTCCCCGGATTCAATCCAAATCTGTTTCCCACGAAATAATAGGGTGCCATCGACATGCTCTCCACACCTCCTGCCAACACAACCTCGGATTGGCCGGTCAAAATCGACGTATAGGCATTCCAAACCGCTTGCATTCCTGAACCGCATTGGCGATGTACCGTATACCCAGGCACTGTTTCCGGAAATCCGGCCTTGAGTGCAGCCACTCTGGCAATATTGGGTGAATGGGCACTTTGCTTGGTCTGCCCCACAATCACTTCATCGACAATTTCCGGTCGAAAACCGGAATGTGAGAGGTTATTGTTCATGACAATCCCTACCAACTCTTCCGGAGTAGTTTGAGCCAGAGCTCCTCCGTATTTCCCTATCGGTGTGCGTAATGCATTCACGATGACAACCATTTATCCACCTCATGACCATGCGTATTGGTTAGATATTCACTCGTTTCTTCCTTTGCCAGCTGCACTTCAAAATGAGCTTCTGTCTTGCTCTTCACTTCTTCAAGGGTTACATGGGGGGCGAGTTCGGTCAGAACCAGAGTCCTGTCCCGGACCTCAAACACCGCTAACTCCGTAACAATCAGATCAACTCGGCGAATCGAGGTCAACGGGTACGTCGTTTGTTTTACCAGCTTTGGGCTACCTTCTTTCGTGGTATGCGTCGTAGCGACAATTACTTTTTTTGACCCTTCCAACAGATCCATCGCTCCTCCTACGCCAAGCACACTTTTTCCCGGAACGGCCCAGTTTGCTACTCGCCCCTGTTCATCCACCTGCAGAACACCCAAGATAGACACATCCACATGTCCTCCGCGAATCATCGCAAAAGACTCGGCACTGTCGAAATAGGAAGCGCCTCTTAAAACGGTGACTGGAAGCTTACCGGCATTCACCAGATCTTTGTCCACCTCATCCGCAGTGGGGGCAGGACCCACGCCAAGGATTCCATTTTCCGAATGGATAAACACTTCGATCTTTTCTGGGAGGTATTCTACGACCAGGGTTGGGATTCCGATGCCGAGGTTTACGATATCCCCGTTCCGCAATTCCTTTGCAACCCGCGTTGCTATCAGCTCTTTCTCATTCATGAGCGGTCATCTCCCTTCATCGTCACATAGTTGATGAACAAGTGAGGCGTTACGATTTCCTCCGGGGACAGCTCTCCCACTTCAACGATTTCATCCACCTCGGCTATGACCATATCGGCAGCGGTGGCCATGATTGGATTAAAATTTCTAGCCGATTTTCTGTAAACGAGATTGCCCAGCTTATCGGCCTTATGCGCTTTGATAATCGCTACATCTGCACGAAGCGCTTCCTGAAAAAGGAACGATTTGCTCTGTATGACTTTCACTTCTTTTCGATCCTCTATTTGCGTCCCCACACCAGCAGGTACATAAAAGCCGCCGATTCCGGCTCCACCGGCGCGAATTGCTTCTGAAAGCGTCCCCTGCGGCATCAACTCGATCTCCAGTTCACCGCTCTGATTCGCTTTGACAACATCCGGATTAGACGTAAAGTAAGAGCCGATTGCTTTTTTTACGCGTTTTTCCAATACGAGTTCGCCAAGCCCTTTTCCCGGCTCTCCCAAGTTGTTGCTGATTATCGTTAGATTACGTATGGATGACTTGACCAACTCGGCAATGATGGCCAATGGACTTCCAACCAATCCGAATCCCCCTACCATCAGAGAGTTCCCATCCTTGATGAAAGCTGCTGCTTTTTTCACATCAATGAATTTCTCCATGTTTCCTCCTAAAAAATGAAAGAACCGAGCATAAAGCAACGTGACCGTACCAGAAATCAGAAAGATTCCTGAGAGTCTTTGCTTAGCTCGGTTCTGATGAGATCATGGAAAGAGGTTGTCTTCCCACTTCAACATAACCAACGTATTATTTTTTCTTGTCGAGGAAATCCCAGTAACGCTGTACAGCCGCCTGAAGCGCCACGATGATCGCCTGTTGAGATGGTGCGAAGTAATGCTCTTGGATCCTTTGAATCAATGGCTCCAAGCCTTTGTCCAGCTCATACCCGACAACAAGTCTTTCAAAAAAATCCTTGGTCAAGCTGGCGACAAAAGTAAATTCGACGCCAACAATCTTATGCGTTTCTAGATGCACTTCCAATACGATGCCTGCGTGCTTGTAAACTTCATACATCGAAGTACCTTGAGGTGCTTTGGAATACCCTGTGACTAGAACGGTTTGTAATACTTCCATTGGCTAAGTTCCTTCGGTAGTATTTTCTAAATAGTGAAGCGCTAACATTGGTTATTATTATAAAATTACCCATCTTTTTTTGTCAATGTAGAAAACAAAATTTTTCGTATAATCGAAATTATCTTTTGCGACTAAGCTGTACCGCTTGTCCCCTCCTTGTCCGTCAACCGACAATCATCTCCGCGGCAGTTCTTCATTCGTTCTCAGATGGCAAGTACCGATTCCAGAGTTTTATAGAGTCATGTCCTTTTTGCCAAACTCCTCTCCTTCTCCATTCCCCTTATTGTGATAGCAAGCGAACACGATCGACAATGCCGAACAAGGAAGTCCCTTCCGCAACAACGAATGGCCCCGATCAGACCGTTGCAAACTAAGGATACTCAGATTTCTACCAATCCCTATCCGAGAGGTGACTTCCCATGAAACGGATCGCAATTTTTGTCCTGGTTGCCTTGATGAGCGTCGGATTCCTGATGGCAATCGACTCACTCATGGGCCTGAGCCTTTTCCAATCGCTGCGAAATATTCGGCATACCTTCACCTTCATGGGGTGGGCTGAGTATCTGACCTCGCTGGCTCTTCTGTCGTTGTTCCTCGTGACAGAGATCGTTTCCTCCAGAAAGAAAGCAAAAGCAAAACGAGGGGGATAAACAAGGAGAAGACAAAGTATACGGTTCTCACCGTAAACTTCCCTTCCTGGATGTGCTCCGAAAAGCTGCCCGCAATCATGATGGACATGAAAAGGATCACGATTCCGATCGGGATGACCAGTCTCCGATGATCGTTTACGCGAAACAAATCTGCCGTACCGATTACTGCCGCATAATAAAAGATGGCCACCTTAAAAAAAACGGTAATAATCAATGTAAATACGACAATGGCATCCAGGCGCTGCAAAAAGTTCGCAATGTCTACCTTGCTGATCGTGGTCAACAGCGGAAAGGTCGAGCGGCGAGCTATGTCCGCTCCCAGCGTCGCGATTTCCACGGAGATGGTCAGGCACAAAGCTAGACCACTCAATAACATGCCAGCCATTCCGGCCCGAAGTACTCCCTTTTCATTTTTGAGATAAGGGAAGAGCATGGCAAAACAGATCGCTTCACCAAAAGGCGACATGAAGTTCCGAAAAATGGCCGTCTTTACTACCGGCTCCCAGCCTTTTTCTAAGAAGGGGAGCAAATTGTGGATGTTCACGATTCCGGAAAACTGAACGAGAAGGTTTCCGACGATCCCCAGCAGCACGATGACGATGAAAAAAACTTCCCCTGTTCGCGCCAGCACCTCGATCCCTTTGGCCAAAACATAGGCCGTCCCAAGTAACATGAGAGCATTCAGCATAAAAATGGGGGTAAGATCGTACACGGCGTTGTACAGTAGATTGCCTACATCCCGTAAGTCCCTTGCCGCCCCGTACACAAAAAACAAAATGTAGCAAAAGGCGATGGGCCAGCCGATGATGTTCCCGAGAATCTGCCTGACGTAACTGGTCAACAGGAGCGCCGGATAGCGGCGGTAAAGCGCCACATATACAAGAAGGAGAGCGAAACCGCACAGCATGGCGAGCAGGATGGACAGCCACGCATCTTTTTTGGCATCCAGCCCAAGCGGAACCACCACGGTTGTGCCCAATTCAAACAGGAACATCAGCGCAAACAGTTGCAGAGGGCCGATCCGTGCCTTTTCCATGAAATGCGTCTTCGCCTCCTTTCCTGCGCTTATTATTTCCCGCTTTCGGGATGGTGAGGAGAAGTAATCATACCGGGCTGCCGGATAAAGGCTTCGATTGACAGGTCAATTTCTATCGAAGGGAGCAGCTCATTCCACTTGCCTTTGATCAGATCCCACGCCTGCGGATCTGCCCTGTTCGCCGCTGCACCAAACCCGAAAATATCCGATTTCTCCTTTTGTGCCAGATGAATAGCAGCCAGTACCCTTTTCTTCGTCTCTTCCGCCAAGTTCTGCTCCAATTTGGCAATGGCCCGATCATCCTCGATGGGGACGGGAATCCTGGCCTCTCGGATGTCTCCTTCTTCCTTGATCGATACTTGAATGACCGGCTTGCCGTCGCGCCATTTTGCATCGATCTTCGTCCGGGATCGTGACACCTTGATGGCTAGCGCTGCCTTCGTCCCTTCCCAGTCGACATTCAGGACGGTGCTTTTCATTTTATTCAAGAGCCACACGGTCCCAATCGCCTCGTCCCCTTCCACCCAACGGAGCATCTTGCCGTTCTTGAACATTGCAAGACCGCCATTTTTCGTAATCGCCGACGGTTTGGACTCCTGCAGTGTCGTTATACGATCTCCGCTTGCCTCTCCCAGCTGCGTAAGCCCGCTGATTACCGGCTCACTTTCCTTGGTGGTCAATTTATTGATGACGTCGTCGTAATTGACCCGGATGCTGTGCCCCCAATCCTTTTCCGAGAAATCCATCTTGCCCACATTGGCATTGGCCGGGATTTTCTCCATTGGGGTCAAGGTGCTGATCACATTCTCCGCCGTCGTACCTCGAGCTATGGCGACCCTGGCTGTATAACGGATTTCATTGGACCTCTCCAGCGAGTCGAACAAGTCGTTAATTCCTTTGCGTGCCAGCGATTCCCCGATCACAACGAGGCGGACGTGGGAAAAGAACATGTCCCTGGGCACTTTCGGAGCCACTTTCCGGCTGATCTCGAAGATCGTGCTCCCCGTTTCGCTGTAAACAACAACCGGGGAGTTCTTTCCTCCTCCCCCTCCCAACGGCCCAGAGGTCACTTCTGAGGGGATGACGATCTGGTAAGAGGCGCGAAGGTGGTCCTTACCCGGCACAAGATCGATCCCAATCGCGGAGACAAAGGCCAGCTCCCCCAGCTCTCTCCGATTCCAACAGCCGGTCAAAAGCAGCAGGGAGATGAAGCATGCGATGACGGCGATTCTCTTACTGCTCATCCGGTTCCCCCTCTAGCCCTTTGACTTTTTGGGTTTGGATCACCCTGACGCGGGTAAACAGGGACCACAGCGGAAAGCGCATCAGCGAATCCTTCTGCTCGGAAGGCAGGAAGGGCGCAAAGGGCGTCAGAAACGGAACGCCAAAAGACCGCAGGCTGCACAAATGAGCAGTCAGGACAATCATTCCCAATGTCAGCGCGTAAAAGCCGAACGAGGCAGACAAGATCATGAACAAAAATCGGATCAAGCGTGCTGAAATGGCCAGGTTGTAGGAAGGGATAGCGAAGCTGGCTATGCCGGTGATCGCAACAACGATAACCATCGCCGGCGAAACGATGCCCGCTTGTACCGCGGCCTGACCCAACACGAGTGCCCCTACGATGGAAACGGCCTGTCCGACCGCCCTGGGCAGGCGGATACCCGCTTCCCGCAACAATTCAAACGTCACTTCCATAATCAATGCCTCGACCAAGGCTGGAAAGGGAACACCTTCCCGGGACGCAGCCAGGCTGAACAGCAGGCTGGTCGGAATCATGTCCTGATGAAAGGTCACCCCCGCAATGTAGATGGAAGGAACCAAAAGAGAGATCAAAAAGCTTATATAGCGGATTAATCTGAGAAAGCTGCTGATGTCGTAACGCTGATAGTAATCTTCTGCGGATTCAAAGAACTGCGCAAGCACTGTCGGTACAATCAAGGCGAACGGTGTACCGTTGACTAAAATGGCCACTCGTCCCTCGAGCAGGTTTTTGGCCACCACATCGGGACGCTCGGAATTATACATGGTCGGGAAGGGAGTAAAGGTCTGATCTTGAATCAGCTCCTCGATATAACCCGACTCCAGTACAGAGTCGAGCTTGATCTCCTTGAGCCTTTGTTTGACTTCCTGCACGATGTTTTCATCCGCTACTCCTTTTATGTACATGACGGCGACATCGGTTTTGGTCACATTGCCGATCTTCATCGTTTCCAGCCAGAGATCCGGGTTCATGATCCGCCGGCGAAGCAAGGTGATATTGGTCGCGATCGATTCATTGAAGCTATCCTTGGGACCGCGGATCGTTACTTCTGTCGTCGGCTCCGAAATGGAGCGCCACTCGCCGCCTCTCGTCCCGCAGACCACCGCTTTTGCGCAGCCGTCGATGAGAATGGCAGTATCACCGGAAACGATGGATACTGCGAGGTCCATCCAATCTTCGGTAACCCTTACTTCGCCGACCTTCACGGCGCGACTTTTGATGAAGCGGAACGTATCTTCGGGGGAGAACAAGCTGGCGGCAAAATCATCTGTCCCGAAAACAGATAAGGAACGCACAATGAACTCATTGACGGTTTGCATATCGATCAGATTGTTCGTATAGACGACAGCGACCCAGATGCCCTGTTCCCCCAGCTCCCACTCGCGGATGGTCAAATCGGGACTGTACCCGAGTTCTTGCCGCAACTGCTGAAGGTTGGCGGTCAAGCCCAGCTGGAAAGAATGCATCGGTCCAGTGGCCTTTCTCTTTCGAGCATACCTAGAATACCCCTTCATCTGTCAGTCCCCAAGTCCATTCATTTACCACAATTATCCGCAGGGGGGGCTAGTTTTATACAGTTCGGTCTACCCGCCGCAAAAAACGAAAAAAGCCAGGGGCTCCCACTGCGAGGGCAACCCGCTGACTTTCCTTTCGACTCCTCACGGCGTTCGAATGAAATAACGCTTTCGGCGCGATCTCATTGAACGTCGAAATCCTGTGGCTTCAAATCAATGCCCGATTGCACAGCAAATCCGGCAAAGGTTTTCGACGAATGACAACCTTTGCGTGCTTGCTTTACGAAGAAATCACGTTTGCTTCACTAGCCCCCTCACTTACCTTTTGCTTCTTCTTCTGATTCAACAAATAGGCAATGACGCCAGCTACTGCACTAATTGCAAATGTAGGCTTTGCCAAGAGCTCCTGGCTTTTCAAAATAAGTTCACCATTTTGCAAGAGAAGACCAAGCACTTGACCTATTACTAATAATGAGCCCGCTAGTAAAAAGAGTACCAGACTGACCACGAAAAGTACCTCAAGCGTCTTTTTCATAAAACACTCCTCCTTTGCCTTTATACAGGAATTGGCAATACACCCAGCGCGATGAAATAACCGATCAGGAAAATCGGAACGACATAATACATGATTAACGGGACAAACGTCTTTTCAGGCCGGGCTCCCGCTATTCCGGATGCAATAAAGATCGGTGCTGAGGATGGCGGGGAAGCCCCTTCCAGGCTCCTTAGAACCACTACTCGTGTATCTAGATGCACGGATGGGTCTTCCTTTATGCCTGGTGCGTGATCACTGCATCCTGCAATTATTGCTATCGTAGCCATTATGTAAAGGTACGTTTCATGTAGGTTCCCCTTCCTTAAACAATATTGCAATTACACTTCACTCATTTTTTATCTAGAAAGATATAGTAAATTAGCGGTAGATTTGGACTTTTCTTTCTTTGTCCAAGACTACCGCTAATTCCGGCGCATCTTAAAAAGGGATGTGTTTTCATAAGGTACTAAGTCGTAGTTCATAAAAATACTGCACAATTGGATGCTTTAATTTCATTTTCTCGGCCATGTTTAAAATTCGCTTTTTTCCAACTCGTCTGTCCACCAAAGCCAGGATATTCAATAATATATCATTGCTCTCCAGGCTTTCCTCAATAGAAATGGCTAAAAATTTATTAGCAACAACGCTAAAATTTGATTTACTTAATGATACCTGTGCTAACAAAAGCTCCTCTGCATATTCTGATATTTTTCTATTTCTTGCAATTACTTTTAGACGATCCTCTGGAACTATTCCCTTGGCATCTTTTCTGACAGCTTCAATTTCTTCATTACTGATTGGAATTTGGATATTTGGATCATTCTTAATTTCCAGCTCCGTCTGATACCATTTGATTAAGGTAGTTTTATCATTCATATTGAGTACATTCTTTTTGTCTACCGAAATATAACAAAGTCCTGCTTTATCTGGTAAATAACGATAGCCGGTTGCACGGTATTCAACCCTTTCATATAACGCAGGACAGAGAAAACTCTCCAGATTTTGCTTCAATTTGCTCCAGGACATTTAATCCTCCAATGTTCTATATGGTAAATACCTAGTGAGGCAGTCATTCTATTAGCCATCATACAAATACAACCTAATAGATCAGACTAAATACAAGTAACCTAGCGTTTCACCCGTTACTGGGGTTGCTCTCATTGCCTTCATCGTCTCTGTTTTGTTGCCTCTTCTATCTCAGTCCAGTTTAATTGTTGGGATCACTGAGCGAGTTGTATCAGCCTTTATTTTGGATGCCGGTGTTTCTGCGAAAGCTACTGTTGGTTGGTCTTACGCCGTAGGGGGATGGAATGCAGCCTTATGGTTTGGATTGATTTTGCCTGTCCTTGCCCTGCTATATTTTACATCAGAAAAGAAACGTTCCTAAGAAATCGCATGCAGTCAACGTTTGCGGCCATTACACCTAGTACTCATACCATTTTTTGTGTATTTATTTCGACGTAGAATCTCTGTTATTCTGGGTCATGCCAAACAAAACAGCCGAAACTTCCTCTCGAATGGAAGTGCGGGGGATCTTCTTTTGCAGATGTGAGATCTGCATGGGGTGAATCGCCAAAGGGCGTAGGGTTGTTTTTCCTCAATCCGAATCCGTCAACTAACCTCGTAGGCCAAAAAAAGGAGACGATGTGAATATGAAACGCCTTGGTACGATTGCAATCGCGACTTTGGGATTGGGATTTGTTCTTTCCGACTTTTCTAACACAGCTTCTGCCGCGGCCCTTCAACAACCAACCCAATCGTTTCCATATACCGTACAATACGGATATCAACCCGTGATGCAGCAACCTGTTCAACCGCAATACGCGACAACTATTCAGCAGCCTGTACAACAGGTAGCTGCTCCACAACCTGCAGAGCAAACCAATCAGCAAGTGGACGCTTCCGCTGTCATGAAGCAAGTCGCTAACCTGGTGAACCAAGAGCGTGCAAAAGCAGGGCTGAAACCAGTGGAGCTCGACGCTTCTTTGAACAAAGTAGCACAGGCAAAAGCGGCTGACATGTCCAATAACAACTACTTCGACCATACCAGCCCTACGTACGGTTCTCCATTTGACATGATGAAGCAGTTCGGTGTATCTTATATGACCGCTGGAGAAAACATTGCGATGGGTCAGCGCACCGCTGATGAAGTCATGAACCAATGGATGAACAGCGAAGGTCACCGTCAAAACATCATGAATCCTTCCTTCACCAAAATCGGTGTAGGCTATGTGAATGGATACTGGGTTCAAGAATTTATTGGCTAATGAATGCGATGCGAACGCCGAGTCCTCAAGCGAGGGCTCGGCGTTCTTGGTTTTCCCAGAAAGCCAGCTGCCTCATATGCTCGCGCTCCCTTTTCACATTAGTATTCACTAAGGTTGTGCTGTCATTCGCTGAAGAGACAAAATGCGTCCTTTCATCTTCTTGGAGCGACAGGAGCCCAATGCCTTTATTCCCCATATTCGAATGGGCGGATTCAAATAGTCATGTGCAACTTGGTTAAGGATGATCGTAAAGCGGGCAATACCTGATTCGTACGCGGAGACTTGTCGGCAAATGTTACCGGGGAACTCGAAATATCAGTTCATAGACTCTATCGAAATCGTCTCGCAT of Brevibacillus choshinensis contains these proteins:
- a CDS encoding thiolase family protein produces the protein MVVIVNALRTPIGKYGGALAQTTPEELVGIVMNNNLSHSGFRPEIVDEVIVGQTKQSAHSPNIARVAALKAGFPETVPGYTVHRQCGSGMQAVWNAYTSILTGQSEVVLAGGVESMSMAPYYFVGNRFGLNPGNMTMFDSNTESQPRSQPVDRYGTFTMGETAEILAEKYEISRQAQDEFSYQSQAKAKSAIESERFNDEIVPIEVKEGRNSVRLFAVDEHPRETSLQKLTELSPVFRKNGTVTAGNSSGRNDGAAMLLMMSEKKAKSLGLTPMAKIRSFASAGVSPKEMGIGPVPATKKALQLCGVDLSDVQLIELNEAFAAQSLAVLKEWGISGSNVNVNGGAIALGHPLGCSGARIMVTLVHEMQKQDAKYGLATLCIAGGQGIATVIEKWNG
- a CDS encoding ABC transporter substrate-binding protein, which translates into the protein MNKKRMIVGLVFALFTLLLSACGGKETGTTEASKSSEAETAGALGKIKSSGTINIGIEGAYPPFNFYNDKNELEGFDVDITNELAKRMGVKPNYIATPWDSIIAGLLSKKYDIILSSMAITEERKKKVDFTDPYYHTGAQLFIPESSAIASSTDIKGRKIGTAMGTTFEKKANELGAELVTYKNDMLSFQDMANGRVEGVITDRGVGARIIKEKNYPFKPIGDPLLKDAAGIALNKNEEALRVELNKHLEAMLSDGTYEQISKKWFDQDIR
- a CDS encoding aminotransferase class III-fold pyridoxal phosphate-dependent enzyme — encoded protein: MTNSTKSMSELQQKALRHLSPVMTRVTNLVVKNAHGAKFWTVDDVEYIDFVSGVAVNALGHTHPEVVKAIQDQASSLIHLGLNYGYYESVVNLAEKLAEITPGDLDTVFFSNSGAEAIDGAIKLARAATGRPALIAFEGSFHGRTIGATTLTASSAKYKKHYEPLMGGVYHIPYPYALQLGKGMSEQEAAAYSLDRLQKLFELQVDPAQVAAIIIEPFMGEGGYVPAPAAFLHQLRRITEKHGILLVFDEVQTGFGRTGKMFAAEHAEVTPDILVLAKALSAGMPLGAIVANRELHEKWPVAGHGSTFGGNPISCAAALASIHVIEREQLVERSAALGNQIVERLKQEIGHLTSVAQIRGTGLMIGVEFQDENGNPGTKLVAAIREEALKNKLLVTSCGVYGQTIRLMLPLNIAEEDLDKGLTILETAIVKAATV
- a CDS encoding 3-oxoacid CoA-transferase subunit B; amino-acid sequence: MNEKELIATRVAKELRNGDIVNLGIGIPTLVVEYLPEKIEVFIHSENGILGVGPAPTADEVDKDLVNAGKLPVTVLRGASYFDSAESFAMIRGGHVDVSILGVLQVDEQGRVANWAVPGKSVLGVGGAMDLLEGSKKVIVATTHTTKEGSPKLVKQTTYPLTSIRRVDLIVTELAVFEVRDRTLVLTELAPHVTLEEVKSKTEAHFEVQLAKEETSEYLTNTHGHEVDKWLSS
- a CDS encoding aspartate aminotransferase family protein, producing MERVVAKDYVFHRDFSKQYPVITHAEGVYLYDEHGKRYLDASSGAIAANLGHGVTEIAEAMAEQAKKAGFVHTLRFETKVLHELAAEIGKMAPPSLNRVYFTSGGSEANESAMKLARQYHRDRGKPEKHVVIGRWQGYHGNTLGSLSAGGDSKRRKPYTATLAKFEHIHSPYCHRCPYKRSEEICQREKLLPCAEELERLIKEIGPESISSFICEPIVGSQQGAVVPPDGYLQRVREICDQNDIVFIVDEVMTGFGRTGTDFASEQFGIQPDIITFGKGVSAGYAPLAGMIVSDRIVDSLIENGDGHFIHGYTFSGHPVSVAAGLAAVRYYQRENVLSNCREQSVYLFQRLSELQQKHSSMGQIRGKGLLIGFELLMDRSQDRMFPPSFGAAERLNQEAIKRGATFYPGSGTIDGTNGDHLLIGPPLTITRDEIDELIAILDQALTAFELQVHKLIGKEE